A stretch of the Xyrauchen texanus isolate HMW12.3.18 chromosome 20, RBS_HiC_50CHRs, whole genome shotgun sequence genome encodes the following:
- the LOC127660684 gene encoding atlastin-2-like codes for MAQDSGPNSRHFSATNNKCHNTDEDMAGVEDVPLCRPVQELNSLDEVSPDTNGVAPHALEEELEPKEDPVPEGARPIQIVLASEDDHKFELDAVALEKILMQEHVRDLNVVVLSVAGAFRKGKSFLLDFMLRYMHNRSSESWMGGDDEPLTGFYWRGGCERETTGIMAWSEVFVVEKEDGNKVAVLLVDTQGAFDSQSTIKDCATVFALSTMTSSMQVYNLSQNIQEDDLQHLQLFTEYGRLAMEEIYEKPFQKLLFLIRDWCYPYEHKYGLEGGNRFLERRLQVKQYQHEELQNVRKHIHACFSSIGCFLLPHPGLKVAISPHFDGRLRDIDDEFKKELQILVPLLLAPENLVEKEINGAKVTCRDLLEYFKAYIKIYQGEELPHPKSMLQATAEANNLTAVAGAKDTYNRTMEQVCGGDKPYIAPVDLQRYHDEFKKTSVQKFSAVKKMGGLEFSQRYQQQLETELDEVYTNFVKNNESKNIFYAARTPATLFVVMFVTYMVSTITGIIGLSAIAALANLVMGVSLLTLCAWAYARYSGEYREVGVAIDLTAEALWEQVLKPLTEQYMEENVRQTVVNSIRATLTDQVKQTAKLKTN; via the exons ATGGCGCAAGACAGCGGACCGAACAGTCGGCATTTCTCAGCGACCAACAATAAATGCCACAATACTGACGAAG ATATGGCTGGTGTGGAGGATGTTCCATTGTGCCGACCAGTTCAGGAGTTGAACTCATTGGATGAGGTCAGCCCTGATACCAATGGGGTGGCACCACATGCTTTAGAGGAAGAACTTGAACCCAAGGAGGATCCGGTTCCAGAGGGGGCTCGACCCATTCAAATTGTGCTAGCTAGTGAGGATGATCATAAGTTTGAATTGGATGCTGTTGCGCTTGAAAAAATCCTGATGCAGGAGCATGTGAGGGATCTTAATGTGGTTGTGCTGTCTGTGGCTGGGGCCTTCCGCAAAGGCAAGTCCTTCCTACTGGACTTCATGCTACGTTACATGCACAATCGG TCGTCTGAGTCATGGATGGGAGGAGATGATGAGCCATTGACTGGTTTCTactggagaggaggctgtgaGAGAGAGACCACGGGCATCATGGCTTGGAGTGAGGTGTTTGTTGTAGAAAAGGAAGATGGAAATAAG GTGGCTGTGTTGTTAGTGGACACTCAGGGAGCCTTTGACAGTCAGTCCACCATCAAAGACTGTGCCACTGTTTTTGCACTAAGCACCATGACCAGCTCTATGCAG gTTTATAACCTTTCCCAAAATATCCAAGAAGATGATTTACAGCATCTCCAG CTTTTCACAGAATATGGTCGTCTTGCAATGGAGGAGATCTATGAAAAACCATTTCAG AAACTACTGTTTTTGATCAGAGACTGGTGTTACCCATACGAGCATAAGTATGGACTTGAGGGAGGGAATCGCTTTTTGGAGAGGAGACTACAG gtgaAGCAGTATCAACACGAGGAGTTGCAGAATGTTAGGAAGCACATCCACGCTTGTTTCTCTAGTATAGGTTGCTTTCTTCTGCCACATCCAGGTCTGAAGGTGGCCATCAGCCCTCACTTTGATGGCAGACTGAGAG ACATTGATGATGAGTTTAAAAAGGAGCTGCAAATTCTAGTGCCCTTACTGCTGGCACCAGAAAACCTGGTAGAGAAGGAGATAAATGGAGCCAAAGTTACATGTAGAGACCTGCTGGAGTACTTCAAG GCATACATCAAAATCTATCAAGGTGAGGAGCTTCCACATCCTAAATCCATGCTACAG GCAACTGCTGAAGCAAATAACCTGACAGCTGTTGCTGGAGCAAAAGATACCTATAACAGAACCATGGAGCAG GTATGTGGAGGAGACAAACCATACATTGCCCCTGTTGACCTCCAGCGCTATCACGACGAGTTTAAGAAGACGTCCGTTCAAAAGTTTTCTGCGGTGAAGAAAATGGGTGGTCTCGAGTTCAGTCAGCGCTACCAGCAGCAGTTAGAGACAGAGCTGGATGAAGTGTACaccaattttgtgaaaaacaaTGAAAGCAAGAACATATTCTATGCAGCAAGAACCCCAGCCACACTGTTTGTAGTCATGTTTGTTACCTACATGGTCTCCACGATAACAGGCATCATTGGCTTATCGGCGATCGCAGCTCTGGCCAATCTTGTGATGGGGGTGTCGCTGCTCACATTGTGTGCATGGGCGTATGCCAGATACTCAGGAGAGTATCGAGAAGTGGGTGTGGCTATAGACCTCACAGCTGAGGCACTGTGGGAACAG GTGCTGAAGCCACTTACTGAGCAGTACATGGAAGAAAATGTCCGACAGACTGTTGTAAACTCTATAAGAGCCACTTTAACAGATCAGGTGAAACAAACTGCAAAGTTGAAGACCAACTGA